The following are from one region of the Myotis daubentonii chromosome 2, mMyoDau2.1, whole genome shotgun sequence genome:
- the LOC132227640 gene encoding keratin, type II cytoskeletal 5-like — protein sequence MAQRSSITIKSGGTRNFSTSSANFLPGSRTSFSSVSMTQGGKRFGGGFGGGFGSRSLHGLGGSKRISVSGGYRSSRGSFGGAGYGMGLGGIGYRVGACSGYGGGMMPGSGGIQEVTVNQSLLTPLHLEIDPSLQRVRKEEREQIKTLNNKFASFIDKVRFLEQQNKVLETKWSLLQEHKTTRANIEPMFEAYINNLRRQLDSLGGERARLETELKNMQDVVEDFKNKYEDEINKRTVAENEFVVLKKDVDAAYMNKVELEAKVDALMDEINFLKAFYEAELAQLQDQISETSVILSMDNNRNLDLDSIIAEVKAQYEDIANRSRAEAESWYQTKYEELQRSAGRHGDDLRTTKMEISELNRLMHRLRSEIDNLKKQCAALQAAIADAEQRGELALKDAKHKLAELEEALQKAKQDMAKQLREYQELMNVKLALDIEIATYRKLLEGEECRLTGEGVGPVNISVVSSSGGTGYSGGSGLCVGGSGYSSGLCYGGGSGGFSSTSGRNMGGSTSSMRIISKTSSTKKSYRS from the exons ATGGCCCAACGATCCTCTATCACCATCAAGTCAGGGGGCACTCGGAACTTCAGTACTTCCTCAGCGAACTTCCTCCCGGGCTCCCGGACCAGCTTCAGCTCTGTCTCCATGACCCAAGGCGGGAAGAGATTTGGAGGTGGCTTTGGGGGTGGCTTTGGAAGCAGGAGTCTCCATGGCCTTGGGGGCAGCAAGAGAATCTCCGTCAGTGGGGGCTACCGCTCCAGCCGGGGCAGCTTCGGTGGCGCCGGCTATGGGATGGGTCTTGGCGGCATAGGGTACAGAGTAGGAGCCTGCAGCGGGTATGGAGGTGGGATGATGCCTGGATCTGGGGGCATCCAGGAGGTCACTGTCAACCAGAGCCTCCTGACGCCGCTGCATCTGGAGATCGACCCCTCCCTTCAGCGGGTGCGGAAGGAGGAGCGGGAGCAGATCAAGACCCTCAACAACAAGTTCGCCTCTTTCATCGACAAG GTGCGGTTCCTGGAGCAGCAGAACAAGGTCCTAGAGACCAAATGGAGCCTCCTGCAAGAGCATAAAACCACCAGGGCCAACATTGAGCCCATGTTCGAAGCCTACATCAACAACCTGAGGCGGCAGCTGGACAGCCTGGGCGGGGAGCGGGCAAGGCTGGAGACGGAGCTGAAGAACATGCAGGATGTGGTGGAGGACTTCAAGAACAA GTATGAAGATGAAATCAACAAGCGCACCGTGGCGGAGAATGAGTTTGTGGTGCTCAAGAAG GACGTGGATGCCGCCTACATGAACAAGGTAGAGCTGGAGGCCAAGGTGGACGCCTTAATGGACGAGATCAACTTCCTGAAAGCTTTCTACGAAGCG GAGCTGGCTCAGCTTCAGGACCAGATCTCTGAGACCTCCGTGATCCTGTCCATGGACAACAACCGCAATCTGGACCTGGACAGCATCATCGCCGAGGTCAAGGCCCAATATGAGGACATCGCCAACCGCAGCAGGGCCGAGGCTGAGTCCTGGTATCAGACCAAG TACGAGGAGCTGCAGCGGTCTGCTGGCCGGCACGGGGATGACCTCCGCACCACCAAGATGGAGATCTCTGAGCTGAACCGGCTGATGCACAGGCTGCGCTCTGAGATTGATAACCTGAAGAAGCAG TGTGCCGCGCTCCAGGCCGCCATCGCTGATGCTGAGCAGCGTGGGGAGCTGGCCCTCAAGGACGCCAAGCACAAGCTGGCCGAGCTGGAGGAGGCCCTGCAGAAGGCCAAGCAGGACATGGCCAAGCAGCTGCGCGAGTACCAGGAGCTGATGAATGTCAAGCTGGCCCTGGACATTGAGATCGCCACCTACAGGAAGCTGCTGGAGGGCGAGGAGTGCAG ACTCACTGGAGAAGGTGTCGGACCCGTGAACATCT CCGTGGTCTCCTCCTCTGGAGGCACAGGCTACAGCGGGGGCAGCGGCCTCTGTGTGGGCGGGAGCGGCTACAGCAGCGGCCTCTGCTATGGCGGTGGCAGCGGGGGCTTCAGTTCCACCAGCGGCCGCAACATGGGTGGCAGCACCTCCAGCATGCGCATCATCTCCAAGACGTCGTCCACCAAGAAGAGTTATAGGAGCTAA
- the LOC132227652 gene encoding keratin, type II cytoskeletal 75, whose protein sequence is MSRQSTITFQTGSRRGFSTTSASGRPRFSSASLARTTGGSGGLGRISGPGASFGSRSLYNLGGAKRVSISGSGNNFRSGFGGRASSGFGVSSGFGYGGGVGGGYGSSGFPVCPPGGIQEVTVNHSLLTPLNLQIDPTIQRVRKEEREQIKTLNNKFASFIDKVRFLEQQNKVLETKWSLLQEQGTKTVRQNLEPFFDAYLNDLRRQLDSVTSERGRLDAELRNMQDVVEDFKVRYEDEINKRTAAENEFVALKKDVDAAYMNKVELEAKVSCLTDEINFLRMLYEEELSQMQTQVSDTSVVLSMDNNRSLDLDSIIAEVKAQYEDIANRSRAEAESWYQTKYEELQVTAGRHGDDLRNTKQEISEMNRMIQRLRTEIDNVKKQCSSLQTAIADAEQRGELALKDARAKLVDLEEALQKAKQDMARLLREYQELMNVKLALDVEIATYRKLLEGEECRLSGEGVSPVNISVVTSTVSSGYGSGSGIGGGGLGHGGGSGYSFTTSGGHSLGMGLGGSGFSASSSRGLGGNGSSVKFVSTTSSSRKSYKH, encoded by the exons ATGTCCAGGCAGTCCACCATCACTTTTCAGACCGGCAGCCGCAGGGGCTTCAGCACCACCTCAGCCTCCGGGCGCCCTCGCTTCAGCTCAGCCTCTCTGGCCCGCACCACAGGGGGCAGTGGAGGGCTGGGAAGAATCAGTGGTCCAGGGGCCAGCTTTGGAAGCCGCAGCCTCTACAACCTAGGGGGGGCCAAGCGGGTCTCCATCAGTGGGAGTGGCAACAACTTCAGAAGTGGCTTTGGTGGTAGGGCAAGCAGTGGGTTTGGGGTCAGCAGTGGCTTTGGCTATGGGGGTGGAGTGGGCGGGGGCTATGGGAGTTCTGGCTTCCCTGTCTGCCCCCCTGGAGGCATCCAAGAAGTCACCGTCAACCACAGTCTCCTGACTCCCCTCAACCTGCAAATCGACCCCACCATCCAGCGAGTGCGGAAAGAGGAGCGCGAGCAGATCAAGACCCTCAACAACAAGTTTGCCTCCTTCATCGACAAG GTGCGCTTCCTGGAGCAGCAGAACAAGGTCCTGGAAACCAAGTGGAGCCTCCTGCAAGAGCAGGGCACTAAGACAGTGAGGCAGAACCTGGAGCCCTTCTTTGATGCCTACCTCAATGACCTCCGCCGGCAGCTGGACAGCGTCACcagtgagaggggcaggctggacGCTGAGCTAAGGAACATGCAGGACGTCGTAGAAGATTTCAAAGTCAG GTATGAGGACGAAATTAACAAGCGCACTGCTGCTGAGAATGAGTTTGTGGCCCTGAAGAAG GATGTGGATGCTGCCTACATGAACAAGGTGGAGCTGGAGGCCAAGGTCAGCTGTCTGACCGACGAGATCAACTTCTTACGGATGCTCTATGAGGAA GAGCTGTCCCAGATGCAGACCCAGGTCAGCGACACCTCCGTGGTCCTGTCCATGGACAACAACCGCAGCCTAGACCTGGACAGCATCATCGCTGAGGTCAAGGCCCAGTACGAAGACATTGCCAACCGCAGCCGGGCTGAGGCTGAGTCTTGGTACCAGACCAAG TATGAGGAGCTGCAGGTCACAGCAGGCAGACACGGCGATGATCTTCGAAATACCAAACAAGAGATCTCTGAGATGAACCGGATGATCCAGAGACTGAGAACCGAGATTGACAACGTGAAGAAGCAG TGctccagcctgcaaacagccatcgctGACGCAGAACAGCGCGGAGAACTGGCCCTCAAGGATGCACGAGCCAAGCTGGTGGACCTGGAGGAAGCCCTGCAGAAGGCCAAGCAGGACATGGCTCGGCTGCTGCGCGAGTACCAGGAGCTGATGAATGTCAAGCTGGCCCTGGACGTGGAGATCGCCACCTACCGCAAGCTGCTGGAGGGCGAGGAGTGCAG GCTGAGTGGAGAGGGTGTTTCTCCGGTTAACATCT CTGTGGTCACCTCCACTGTTTCCAGTGGCTACGGCAGTGGCAGCGGCATTGGAGGTGGAGGCCTGGGTCACGGTGGGGGCAGTGGCTATTCCTTCACCACCAGTGGTGGGCACAGCTTGGGCATGGGGCTGGGAGGCTCCGGCTTCAGTGCCAGTAGCAGCCGGGGCCTTGGGGGCAATGGTTCCAGTGTCAAGTTTGTCTCCACCACATCCTCCAGCCGAAAGAGCTATAAACACTAA